A window of Hymenobacter aerilatus contains these coding sequences:
- a CDS encoding Gfo/Idh/MocA family protein codes for MKNTNWGIIGPGKIAHKFAQDLALVPGARLHAVASRTLEKAQQFAAQYNAPHAFGSYEELVQLPDLDAVYVATPHSEHHAHTLLCLRAGVAVLCEKAFARNAAEVAEMVAVAREKQVFLMEALWTRFMPATHKALELVGAGAIGRPVHIVADFGFAAEYNPASRLFDPGLAGGSLLDIGIYPVFFSKFFLGEPTQVKAVGALTETGVDLTCSMALAYPSGATASLYSTLAATTDTTCTIYGTEGKLHLHHKFHHAQRITLHRTGEEPQDFHFEEAGYGYRHEAQHVQECLAQGLTESPLVPLAFSEKLIATLDDIRQQLGVHYPGE; via the coding sequence ATGAAAAACACGAATTGGGGCATCATTGGCCCTGGCAAGATTGCCCACAAGTTTGCCCAAGACCTAGCCCTGGTGCCGGGCGCCCGTCTGCACGCCGTGGCCTCGCGCACTTTAGAGAAAGCGCAACAGTTTGCCGCGCAATACAACGCGCCGCACGCTTTCGGTAGCTACGAAGAACTGGTGCAACTGCCCGATCTGGATGCCGTGTACGTGGCTACCCCGCACTCCGAGCACCACGCGCACACGCTGCTGTGCCTGCGGGCCGGCGTGGCCGTGCTCTGCGAAAAAGCCTTTGCCCGCAATGCCGCCGAGGTAGCCGAAATGGTAGCCGTGGCCCGCGAAAAGCAGGTGTTTCTGATGGAAGCTCTCTGGACGCGCTTCATGCCCGCCACTCATAAAGCTCTGGAGCTGGTAGGGGCCGGCGCCATCGGTCGCCCCGTGCACATAGTAGCCGATTTTGGCTTTGCGGCCGAGTATAATCCGGCCAGTCGCTTGTTTGACCCAGGGCTGGCAGGCGGTTCGTTGCTGGATATTGGCATTTATCCGGTGTTCTTCAGCAAGTTTTTTCTAGGCGAGCCTACCCAGGTGAAAGCCGTAGGCGCCCTTACCGAAACGGGCGTTGACCTGACGTGTAGTATGGCGCTGGCCTACCCTAGCGGGGCCACAGCCAGCCTTTACTCTACCTTGGCCGCCACCACCGATACTACCTGCACTATTTACGGCACCGAGGGCAAGCTGCACCTCCACCACAAGTTTCATCACGCCCAGCGCATCACGCTGCACCGCACCGGCGAGGAGCCACAAGATTTCCACTTCGAGGAGGCCGGCTACGGCTACCGCCACGAAGCTCAGCACGTGCAGGAGTGCCTAGCGCAGGGCCTCACGGAAAGCCCATTAGTGCCGCTGGCGTTCAGCGAAAAGCTGATAGCAACGCTCGATGACATCCGGCAACAGCTAGGCGTGCACTACCCCGGCGAGTAG
- a CDS encoding RagB/SusD family nutrient uptake outer membrane protein: protein MKRNHIIISAVTALLLTTAGCDNFLDQPVLGQYEAGQFFTSDTNTILAVNAAYVPLSFRDAGSNTIWVLGDVASDDAVKGSNPGDQADFENIDQFNITPINSAVEAQWRRDYDGIFKCNVVLDGVPESNTSISAAVRQQARGQALFLRAYYYFELTNLYGAIPLRVKVETPEELQSPAVPQAQIYAQIEADCQAAADALPTSWTGNDVGRATKGAALALLTKTYLFQKKWPQAAQTAQAVGALGYKLQPVFADNFRAATDNNQEIIFSVQHTTGLSPNQGSGLNQWFAPRPQNGYGFFLPTQSLVDNFERTSGGVVDPRLDYTLGRAGQSFFGVAFDASWTSTGYVSKKHLQPLTEVPATIKGDGGLNYQALRYADVLLMQAEALNESGNSSGALAALNQVRKRARESYLYDTSLPNAGTVPTGLLPDITTTDQGQLRELIRRERRSELALEFHRFFDIIRYGETYARQALADRPNFSYARNQFYPIPQSERDTNRNLGL, encoded by the coding sequence ATGAAACGCAATCATATCATCATAAGCGCAGTAACTGCCCTCCTACTCACCACGGCTGGGTGCGACAATTTCTTGGACCAGCCGGTGCTGGGGCAGTACGAGGCAGGGCAGTTTTTCACGTCGGACACCAACACCATCCTGGCCGTGAATGCCGCCTACGTGCCGCTGTCGTTCCGCGATGCGGGCTCCAACACCATCTGGGTGCTGGGTGATGTGGCTTCCGACGACGCCGTGAAGGGTAGCAACCCCGGCGACCAGGCCGACTTCGAGAACATCGACCAATTCAACATCACCCCCATCAACTCAGCCGTGGAGGCGCAGTGGCGCCGCGACTACGACGGCATCTTTAAGTGCAACGTGGTGCTGGACGGCGTGCCCGAGAGCAATACGAGCATCAGTGCTGCTGTGCGCCAGCAGGCGCGGGGGCAGGCGCTGTTCCTGAGAGCGTATTATTACTTCGAGCTGACCAACCTCTACGGCGCCATTCCGCTACGCGTGAAGGTAGAAACGCCCGAGGAGCTGCAAAGCCCGGCCGTGCCACAGGCGCAGATCTACGCCCAGATAGAGGCCGATTGCCAAGCCGCCGCCGACGCCCTACCCACCTCCTGGACCGGCAACGACGTGGGCCGCGCTACCAAGGGCGCGGCGCTGGCCCTACTCACCAAGACCTATCTATTTCAGAAAAAATGGCCGCAGGCTGCTCAAACTGCCCAGGCTGTAGGTGCGCTAGGCTACAAATTGCAACCCGTGTTTGCCGATAACTTCCGGGCCGCCACCGACAACAATCAGGAAATCATTTTCTCGGTGCAGCACACCACCGGCCTCAGCCCCAACCAGGGCAGCGGCCTGAATCAGTGGTTTGCCCCGCGTCCGCAAAACGGCTACGGCTTTTTCCTGCCTACCCAAAGCCTAGTCGATAACTTCGAACGGACCTCAGGTGGGGTGGTAGACCCGCGCCTGGACTACACGCTGGGTAGGGCCGGGCAGTCGTTTTTCGGGGTGGCATTTGATGCCAGCTGGACTTCTACGGGCTACGTGTCAAAGAAGCATTTGCAGCCGCTGACGGAGGTTCCGGCCACCATCAAGGGTGACGGCGGCCTGAACTACCAGGCCCTACGCTACGCCGATGTGCTGCTGATGCAGGCCGAAGCTCTGAACGAATCGGGCAACAGCAGCGGGGCGCTGGCCGCCCTCAACCAGGTGCGCAAGCGCGCCCGCGAGAGCTACCTCTACGACACCTCCCTACCCAACGCGGGCACCGTACCTACTGGCCTGTTGCCCGACATCACCACTACTGACCAAGGCCAACTGCGCGAGCTGATTCGGCGGGAGCGGCGCTCGGAGCTGGCACTGGAGTTTCACCGCTTCTTCGACATCATTCGCTACGGCGAGACCTATGCGCGGCAGGCCCTTGCCGACCGGCCCAACTTCAGCTACGCCCGCAATCAGTTCTACCCCATTCCGCAGAGCGAGCGGGACACTAACCGCAACCTGGGCTTGTAG
- a CDS encoding RNA polymerase sigma factor: protein MYTPPPSHHEQRHDDDAALWQAFRAGQQEALGALFDRYAQQLFAYGHHLAHDAEVVKDAIQTVFVHLWIRRDHLGDVTTVKFYLYRSLKNELLRVAGTARAAKERVVENYEPSIEQTLVDTEEEHQRAVRLRLSLAQLSGREKEIINLKYFSNFKIREIATMLQLSEQTVANLLSRALKKLRQSLLVSVLLWLLG from the coding sequence ATGTACACCCCACCGCCTTCGCACCACGAGCAGCGCCACGACGATGACGCAGCCTTGTGGCAGGCGTTTCGGGCGGGGCAGCAGGAGGCATTGGGAGCGTTGTTTGACCGATACGCCCAACAGCTCTTTGCCTACGGTCACCACCTGGCGCACGACGCGGAAGTGGTGAAAGATGCCATCCAAACCGTGTTTGTACACCTCTGGATACGGCGCGACCACCTGGGCGACGTCACAACGGTGAAGTTTTACCTCTACCGCAGCCTCAAAAACGAGCTACTGCGGGTAGCCGGCACGGCCCGTGCAGCAAAAGAGCGGGTTGTGGAAAACTACGAGCCTTCCATTGAGCAGACGTTGGTTGATACCGAGGAGGAGCACCAGCGCGCCGTGCGCCTGCGGCTGTCGTTGGCGCAGCTGTCGGGTAGGGAGAAAGAGATTATCAACCTGAAATACTTCAGCAACTTCAAGATTCGGGAAATTGCGACCATGCTGCAACTCAGCGAGCAAACCGTGGCGAATCTGTTGTCGCGGGCGCTCAAAAAGCTGCGGCAGTCGTTGCTGGTGAGTGTGCTGCTGTGGCTGCTGGGGTAG
- a CDS encoding SusC/RagA family TonB-linked outer membrane protein — protein MLPLLPYPIWQRGVARLLWLTVLVVVFGVSQAVAAPPTRQDPAQRRISVQVSNQALKTALHLIGQQASVKFVYSPRLIDSQQRVTLRAHEQPLPHVLQQLLVPLHLDFEILQKQVVISRAVATGAVPPPTLEARNARPVPLETTITGRVTQADGQGLPGVTVVVKGTTNGTTTDANGTFTLSLPDASGTLVLSAIGFISQEVALQGRTQVSVVLQTDVKSLDDVVVIGYTTQRKADLTGAVSQVNQADINGLPVTGPAQILQGKAAGVAITQATGAPGENIAVRIRGVGTINDNDPLYIIDGVPTKTGINQISPNDIESINILKDASSAAIYGARASNGVVIVTTKRGKSGKPRLTASAYAGVQTASNLITMANTSQYVAAYNVAAQNDGRAPIPADVAAILPNVNWLKEVLKPAKQYNAQLDVSGGTETSQYIVSGSYLKQDGLIDNSAFDRYNLRTAVNTTLSKFVKIGTNANLSYNKTRQVGTSGDGFGDGNPGASIVRFALFRTPGTPVRNAQGQFVDLPTLPDGTQATAFLGDGINPVALADATDRNFNRYSALGNAYVELTPVKGLRIRSDYGITFLITDYKQFFRTFGIDRSFNSPAQLAQSNTKEFNYNWTNTAVYDLPVGKSTFSFLLGTEAIKNNVTAISASRRGYVDQSPTFQYLDNGTGIQQNGGGEARSALFSGFARVSYDYDSRYLASFNFRRDGSSQFIPGRRAESFYSGSLGWNLAQESFLRDVSALSLLKLRASVGQLGNSSIGNYPYASLVGGNFYYPFGGVSTQGLSVVSKGNPNLRWETSTQTDVGLDIGLLQGALQLTVDYFVKNTSNVLLFLPQPSSAGNGGNPAVNAGKIRNQGFELELLYRNTIGKDWSYNLSGNLATLQNEVRTLGGAPPIVGGRIDNNYFATLTQVGHPIGAFYLLQADGIFQTAEEVFTHAYQGPGIQPGDVKFKDISGPNGVPDGVIDGNDRTFVGSPIPKLTYGLTGNLRYKSLDLSLFFQGVHGNKLYNQVNTDIEGFYRAFNLTERAATNYWTGAGSTNEFPRLSWVGASNNKQPSTRFLEDGSYLRLKNIQLGYTFGDKLLSPLKVSSVRLYVSAQNLLTFTKYTGLDPEQGTNSNSLGDGVRATGIDFGTYPSARTFTVGINAGF, from the coding sequence ATGCTTCCACTCCTACCGTACCCGATTTGGCAGCGAGGCGTTGCGCGGCTCTTGTGGCTGACCGTCCTCGTGGTGGTTTTCGGCGTTAGCCAAGCCGTGGCAGCGCCCCCTACCCGCCAGGACCCCGCCCAACGGCGCATTAGCGTGCAAGTCAGCAACCAGGCCCTGAAAACGGCCCTGCACCTGATTGGGCAGCAGGCCAGCGTGAAGTTTGTGTATAGCCCGCGCCTGATTGACTCGCAGCAGCGCGTGACGCTACGAGCCCACGAGCAGCCTCTCCCCCACGTGCTGCAACAGCTCCTCGTCCCCCTTCACCTCGATTTTGAGATTCTGCAAAAGCAGGTGGTCATCAGTCGGGCAGTGGCTACGGGCGCTGTGCCGCCGCCTACCCTGGAAGCGCGCAATGCCCGTCCCGTACCGCTTGAAACCACCATTACAGGCCGCGTGACGCAGGCCGATGGCCAGGGCCTACCCGGCGTGACGGTGGTAGTGAAGGGCACCACTAACGGCACCACCACCGACGCCAACGGCACCTTTACGCTCAGCCTCCCCGATGCCTCGGGTACGCTGGTGCTTTCGGCCATTGGCTTCATCTCGCAAGAAGTTGCCTTGCAGGGCCGTACGCAAGTGAGCGTGGTGCTGCAGACTGATGTGAAGTCGCTGGACGATGTGGTGGTGATTGGCTATACCACCCAGCGCAAGGCCGACCTCACGGGTGCCGTATCGCAGGTGAATCAGGCGGATATCAACGGCCTACCGGTAACGGGACCCGCCCAGATTTTGCAGGGTAAGGCGGCCGGCGTGGCCATTACGCAAGCCACCGGCGCACCCGGCGAAAACATTGCCGTGCGCATTCGGGGGGTAGGCACCATCAACGACAACGACCCGCTCTACATCATCGACGGGGTGCCCACTAAGACCGGCATCAACCAGATTTCGCCGAATGATATTGAGAGCATCAACATTTTGAAAGATGCTTCGTCGGCGGCCATCTACGGGGCGCGGGCTTCCAATGGTGTGGTGATTGTGACCACCAAGCGGGGCAAATCGGGCAAGCCACGCCTCACGGCCAGTGCCTACGCGGGCGTGCAAACGGCTTCTAACCTGATTACGATGGCCAACACCAGCCAGTACGTGGCGGCCTACAACGTGGCGGCGCAGAACGACGGCCGCGCGCCCATTCCCGCCGATGTGGCGGCTATCCTACCCAACGTGAACTGGCTGAAGGAAGTGCTGAAGCCAGCCAAGCAGTACAACGCCCAGCTCGACGTGAGCGGGGGCACCGAAACCTCGCAGTATATTGTATCGGGCAGCTATTTGAAGCAGGATGGCCTGATTGACAACTCGGCGTTTGACCGCTACAACCTGCGCACGGCGGTGAATACCACGCTGTCGAAGTTTGTGAAGATTGGTACCAACGCCAACCTCTCCTACAACAAAACCCGGCAGGTGGGCACCTCCGGCGACGGATTCGGCGACGGCAACCCCGGCGCCAGCATCGTACGCTTTGCCTTGTTCCGCACGCCCGGCACGCCGGTGCGCAACGCGCAGGGGCAGTTTGTAGATCTGCCTACCCTCCCCGACGGCACCCAGGCCACGGCTTTTCTGGGCGATGGCATCAACCCCGTAGCCCTGGCCGACGCCACGGACCGCAACTTCAACCGCTACTCGGCGCTGGGCAATGCCTACGTGGAGCTTACGCCCGTGAAGGGCCTGCGCATCCGCTCCGATTACGGCATCACGTTTCTGATTACCGACTACAAGCAGTTTTTCCGCACGTTCGGCATCGACCGGTCGTTCAACTCGCCGGCCCAACTAGCGCAGTCCAACACCAAGGAGTTCAACTACAACTGGACCAATACCGCCGTGTACGACCTACCGGTGGGCAAGAGCACCTTCAGCTTTTTGCTGGGCACGGAGGCTATCAAAAACAACGTGACGGCCATTTCGGCCTCGCGCCGCGGCTACGTGGATCAGTCGCCTACCTTCCAATACCTCGACAACGGCACGGGCATACAGCAGAACGGGGGCGGCGAGGCACGCTCGGCGCTGTTTTCGGGCTTTGCTCGCGTGAGCTACGACTACGATAGCCGCTACCTGGCCAGCTTCAACTTCCGCCGCGACGGCTCCTCGCAGTTCATTCCGGGTAGGCGGGCCGAGAGCTTCTATTCAGGTTCGTTGGGCTGGAACTTGGCTCAGGAGAGCTTCTTGCGCGATGTATCGGCGTTGTCGCTGCTGAAGCTGCGCGCCAGCGTGGGACAGTTGGGCAACTCGTCTATCGGCAATTATCCTTATGCCTCGCTAGTAGGCGGCAACTTTTACTATCCTTTCGGCGGGGTTTCTACCCAAGGGCTGAGCGTGGTGAGCAAGGGCAACCCCAACCTGCGGTGGGAAACCAGCACCCAGACCGACGTGGGCCTGGACATTGGCTTGTTGCAGGGCGCTTTGCAGCTGACGGTGGATTATTTCGTGAAGAATACCTCCAACGTGTTGCTTTTCCTACCCCAGCCCAGCAGCGCTGGCAACGGCGGCAACCCGGCCGTGAATGCCGGCAAAATTCGCAATCAGGGCTTCGAGCTGGAGTTGTTGTACCGCAACACCATCGGCAAGGACTGGAGCTACAACCTGAGCGGCAACCTGGCTACCCTACAAAACGAGGTGCGGACCCTGGGCGGCGCGCCGCCCATCGTGGGCGGCCGCATCGACAACAACTACTTTGCTACGCTCACGCAGGTGGGCCACCCCATCGGCGCCTTCTACCTGTTGCAGGCCGACGGCATTTTTCAGACGGCTGAGGAGGTGTTTACGCACGCCTACCAGGGCCCCGGCATCCAGCCTGGCGACGTGAAGTTCAAAGACATCAGCGGCCCTAACGGCGTGCCCGATGGCGTGATTGATGGCAACGACCGCACCTTCGTGGGTAGCCCCATCCCCAAGCTCACCTACGGCCTCACCGGCAACTTGCGCTACAAGAGCCTCGACCTAAGCCTATTCTTCCAGGGCGTGCACGGCAATAAGCTCTACAACCAGGTAAACACCGACATTGAAGGCTTTTACCGGGCCTTCAACCTGACGGAGCGGGCGGCCACCAACTATTGGACTGGCGCGGGCAGCACCAACGAGTTTCCGCGCTTGTCGTGGGTAGGGGCTTCCAACAACAAGCAGCCTTCCACGCGCTTTTTGGAAGACGGCTCCTACCTGCGCCTCAAGAACATTCAGCTAGGCTACACCTTCGGCGACAAGCTACTCTCGCCGCTGAAAGTATCGTCGGTGCGGCTGTACGTGAGCGCGCAGAACCTGCTGACCTTCACCAAGTACACCGGCCTCGACCCCGAGCAGGGCACCAACAGCAACTCCCTCGGCGACGGCGTGCGCGCCACCGGCATCGACTTCGGCACCTACCCCTCCGCCCGCACCTTCACGGTGGGGATTAACGCGGGGTTTTAG
- a CDS encoding glutathionylspermidine synthase family protein yields the protein MPTIHTVPLAGNIAPTLHDLGWDWAVEDVCQHYVAQEAVQLPEEQADALLEAADTLYDMLVQAIPDELPDDFLRRLAIPEVLWGAVRHSWSDDRHWHLYGRFDLAQTPDGPKLLEFNADTATSLPEAAVVQWASLVAAGLSEEDRQANGLFECLQNQLTHWLELNDDLTPTLLLVHLPGSEEDAANCAVVAEAALAAGFELAHSCEADAMTVSVAGADRGAWAEVEPGQWQKFDFVFKLVPWEILAEEEPELTTDLTQIMQSRDVVVANPAYSLLFQSKAMLAWLWQEFPHHPLLLEASFEELAGHSVRKPVFGREGQNVTELSAGQPGQTIEGDFAQQPQIYQRYAALPQDEQGRYYQAGVFWAGQGCAIGYRRDTGFMTNLSEFVPHVLV from the coding sequence ATGCCTACTATTCATACGGTGCCGCTTGCCGGTAACATTGCCCCTACCCTGCACGACTTAGGCTGGGACTGGGCCGTGGAAGACGTGTGCCAACACTACGTAGCGCAAGAAGCTGTGCAGCTCCCAGAGGAGCAGGCCGATGCCCTGCTAGAAGCCGCCGACACGCTCTACGACATGCTGGTGCAAGCCATACCCGACGAGCTGCCCGACGACTTTTTGCGGCGCCTAGCTATTCCGGAGGTGCTGTGGGGCGCCGTAAGGCACTCCTGGTCCGATGACCGTCACTGGCACCTCTACGGCCGCTTCGACCTGGCCCAAACGCCCGACGGCCCCAAACTCCTCGAGTTCAACGCCGATACGGCTACTAGCCTACCCGAGGCCGCCGTGGTGCAGTGGGCCAGCCTGGTAGCGGCTGGCCTCAGCGAGGAAGACCGCCAGGCCAATGGCTTGTTTGAGTGTTTGCAGAATCAGCTCACACACTGGCTGGAGCTGAACGACGACCTAACCCCTACCCTCCTGCTGGTGCACTTGCCGGGCAGTGAGGAAGATGCTGCCAATTGCGCCGTGGTAGCCGAGGCTGCGCTGGCCGCCGGTTTCGAGCTGGCCCACTCTTGCGAAGCCGATGCCATGACGGTTTCCGTAGCCGGTGCCGACCGTGGCGCCTGGGCCGAGGTAGAACCCGGCCAGTGGCAAAAGTTTGATTTCGTGTTTAAGCTGGTGCCCTGGGAAATCTTGGCTGAAGAAGAACCGGAGCTGACCACCGACCTCACCCAGATTATGCAGTCGCGGGATGTGGTGGTGGCCAACCCCGCCTATTCCCTCCTTTTCCAGAGTAAAGCGATGCTGGCTTGGCTGTGGCAGGAGTTTCCGCACCACCCGCTGCTGCTGGAAGCTTCGTTTGAGGAGCTAGCTGGCCACAGCGTGCGCAAGCCGGTATTTGGGCGCGAGGGGCAGAACGTAACGGAACTGAGCGCCGGCCAACCCGGCCAGACAATAGAAGGCGACTTCGCCCAGCAGCCCCAGATATACCAACGCTACGCCGCCCTACCCCAGGATGAGCAGGGACGCTACTATCAAGCAGGCGTGTTCTGGGCCGGCCAGGGCTGCGCCATCGGCTACCGCCGCGACACCGGTTTCATGACCAACCTTTCTGAGTTTGTGCCTCATGTATTAGTATAA
- a CDS encoding sigma-54-dependent Fis family transcriptional regulator produces the protein MPQPNSQDESLLLYLNDAIATTRSKEALFQTVTEKLRLIFPFDAITIITLDNEQQYRRVFLRDYLGEMLPAVPHASKSIPGSPIAEFVSSSTQLRQYDLSELLPRYNNYEPLAQMLKKGLRYFTVVPLRTGGRLIGLLSLVARRHPAFSPEDVSLLEKIGSLVAVAVNNTLAFEDVARREQEKSMQLALTNALLTIKERGELFQRIATEIDRVVPCTYFGVRVQEADGPIQAFAEFMKQPDGTFLPTDPTRWDYLPDYAQLQQQIAPLFSKPGVYAGAEFQAMAARYPLLRHIWEQRGTRAILCMPLWVREDLSATLILSTKQQEDSLSEDDLQLIRLLVPQLTLAIQNVFAFEQIEHLRAQLERERTYLIDEINTTAAARFADFVGGSEAMQGVFQRIMQVAPTDSTVLVTGETGTGKELVARAVHQQSPRRARALVKVNCAALPAQLIESELFGHEKGAFTGAIDRRIGKFEVADGGSIFLDEVGELPLDLQAKLLRVLQEKEFERLGGQRVLKADVRVIAATNRMLEDEVAAGRFRADLYYRLNVFPVRLPALRERPEDIEPLMRHFLERFTKQMGKPVRGLREQDLRALQTYSWPGNVRELEHVVEQAVIVSSGPFLDFGGFATILHPTAPDAVPPPPVSGQPLKTLKDQERDHILAALHHTGGRVSGPSGAAILLDINPKTLEARMKKLGIRRTVGVG, from the coding sequence ATGCCCCAGCCCAACAGTCAGGATGAGTCGTTGCTGCTCTACCTCAACGATGCTATTGCTACCACGCGCAGCAAGGAAGCGCTGTTTCAGACCGTCACGGAAAAGCTGCGGCTGATTTTTCCGTTCGACGCTATTACCATCATCACCCTCGACAACGAGCAGCAGTATCGGCGCGTGTTTCTGCGCGACTACCTAGGTGAGATGCTACCTGCTGTGCCTCATGCCAGCAAGTCCATTCCGGGTTCGCCTATTGCCGAGTTTGTAAGCAGTTCTACCCAGCTCCGGCAATACGACCTATCGGAGCTGTTGCCACGCTACAACAACTACGAGCCGCTGGCTCAGATGTTGAAAAAAGGCCTACGCTACTTTACGGTGGTACCGCTGCGCACGGGCGGACGGCTGATTGGGCTGCTGTCGTTGGTGGCGCGGCGCCATCCTGCCTTCTCGCCCGAGGATGTTTCGCTGCTCGAAAAGATTGGCAGCCTGGTGGCAGTCGCCGTCAATAACACCCTGGCGTTTGAGGACGTGGCGCGGCGGGAACAGGAGAAAAGTATGCAGCTGGCGCTTACCAATGCCCTACTAACCATTAAGGAGCGGGGGGAGCTGTTTCAGCGTATTGCCACCGAAATAGACCGCGTGGTACCGTGCACCTACTTCGGTGTGCGCGTGCAGGAAGCCGATGGTCCGATTCAGGCATTTGCTGAGTTCATGAAGCAACCCGACGGCACCTTCCTCCCCACCGACCCTACCCGCTGGGACTACCTACCCGATTACGCTCAGCTGCAACAGCAAATTGCGCCGCTGTTCTCCAAGCCAGGCGTGTATGCCGGGGCTGAGTTTCAGGCCATGGCGGCGCGCTACCCGCTGCTACGCCACATTTGGGAGCAGCGCGGCACCCGTGCTATTTTATGCATGCCGCTTTGGGTGCGGGAAGATCTAAGCGCTACCCTCATCTTATCAACCAAACAACAGGAAGACTCGCTCTCGGAGGATGACTTGCAGCTGATTCGGCTGCTGGTGCCCCAACTCACGCTGGCCATCCAAAACGTGTTTGCCTTCGAGCAGATTGAGCACCTGCGCGCCCAGTTGGAGCGGGAGCGTACCTACCTCATCGACGAGATTAACACCACCGCCGCCGCTCGCTTTGCCGATTTTGTGGGCGGCAGCGAGGCCATGCAGGGCGTATTTCAGCGCATCATGCAGGTAGCCCCCACCGACTCTACTGTGTTGGTAACCGGCGAAACCGGCACCGGCAAGGAGCTGGTGGCGCGCGCCGTGCACCAACAGAGCCCGCGCCGGGCACGGGCGCTGGTGAAGGTGAACTGCGCCGCCCTACCCGCCCAGCTGATTGAGAGCGAGCTGTTTGGCCACGAAAAAGGCGCTTTCACGGGCGCCATAGACCGGCGCATCGGCAAGTTTGAGGTGGCCGACGGAGGGAGCATTTTTCTGGATGAGGTAGGCGAGCTGCCCTTGGATTTGCAAGCCAAACTGCTGCGGGTGTTGCAAGAAAAGGAGTTTGAGCGCCTGGGCGGCCAGCGGGTACTGAAAGCCGATGTGCGCGTGATTGCGGCTACCAACCGCATGCTGGAAGACGAGGTAGCCGCCGGCCGATTCCGCGCTGACCTTTACTACCGTCTCAATGTGTTTCCGGTGCGCCTACCCGCTCTGCGCGAGCGGCCTGAGGATATTGAGCCCCTGATGCGCCACTTTTTAGAGCGCTTCACCAAGCAGATGGGCAAGCCCGTGCGCGGCCTGCGCGAACAGGATTTGCGGGCCTTGCAGACGTACTCCTGGCCCGGCAACGTGCGCGAGTTGGAGCACGTGGTAGAGCAGGCCGTGATTGTATCCAGCGGGCCCTTTCTGGATTTTGGCGGCTTTGCAACGATCCTGCACCCCACCGCGCCCGATGCCGTGCCCCCACCCCCTGTCAGCGGCCAACCCCTCAAGACCCTGAAAGACCAGGAGCGCGACCATATCCTGGCGGCGCTGCACCACACCGGTGGCCGCGTGAGTGGCCCCAGCGGTGCGGCCATACTCCTCGACATCAACCCCAAAACCCTGGAAGCCCGCATGAAGAAGCTGGGCATTCGGCGCACGGTGGGGGTAGGGTAG
- a CDS encoding FecR family protein — MPDYLQFCAEEFAQDEFFVRWVLRPDAETEAFWQQWLSTFAFRRDEVEAARQLILGLHQLPQARLSSAEKMALRQRIFAEIETAGTEAKEVAVPAAHHRWLVPTWQWVAAASVLLFLLGVGQLWQLQQPTSVPGYRALLAQARRDVGTLRDIDNPSMATRLVSLPDGSSVLLRPHSRLAFPARFVGATRPVYLEGSAFFEVAKDPQKPFFVNTTALVTKVLGTSFEVQAPAKSPRVVVTVKTGRVSVYPQGGEQAQQQARTPRLEGLVLTPNQQATYGLADHQLTRTLLAQPALAGGAAAVFEYEETPIREVFAQLEEAYGVSIVYDKAALGNCPLTASFTDEPLFEKLRLICKAVRVRYEVLDARIVVTGPGCQ, encoded by the coding sequence ATGCCCGACTACCTACAGTTCTGCGCCGAAGAGTTTGCCCAAGACGAGTTTTTCGTTCGTTGGGTGCTGCGGCCCGATGCAGAGACGGAGGCGTTCTGGCAGCAGTGGCTCTCCACGTTTGCGTTCCGGCGCGATGAGGTAGAGGCGGCGCGCCAGTTAATATTGGGGCTGCACCAGTTGCCTCAGGCCAGGCTGTCGTCGGCGGAGAAGATGGCGTTGCGCCAGCGCATCTTTGCGGAGATAGAAACCGCGGGCACAGAAGCCAAAGAAGTTGCTGTGCCAGCCGCGCACCATCGGTGGCTGGTTCCTACCTGGCAATGGGTGGCGGCGGCCAGCGTGTTGCTGTTCCTGCTGGGGGTTGGGCAGTTGTGGCAGTTGCAGCAGCCTACTTCCGTACCGGGCTATCGGGCCCTGCTGGCGCAGGCCCGGCGCGACGTTGGCACCCTGCGCGACATCGACAACCCCTCGATGGCCACTCGCTTAGTATCGCTACCTGATGGCAGCTCCGTGCTACTAAGGCCGCACAGTAGGCTAGCGTTTCCGGCGCGTTTTGTGGGCGCTACCCGCCCGGTGTATCTGGAGGGGAGTGCCTTCTTTGAGGTAGCGAAAGACCCACAGAAGCCTTTTTTTGTGAACACCACCGCGCTGGTAACCAAGGTACTAGGCACCAGCTTCGAGGTACAGGCACCGGCCAAGTCGCCCCGCGTGGTGGTGACGGTGAAAACCGGGCGCGTATCGGTGTATCCGCAGGGTGGGGAGCAAGCCCAGCAGCAGGCCCGCACACCGCGGCTGGAAGGCCTAGTGCTGACGCCCAACCAGCAGGCTACCTACGGCCTTGCCGACCATCAGCTTACGCGCACGCTGCTGGCACAACCTGCCCTGGCGGGCGGCGCAGCCGCTGTATTTGAGTACGAGGAAACGCCTATCCGCGAAGTATTTGCGCAGCTGGAAGAGGCCTACGGCGTGTCCATTGTGTATGATAAGGCTGCCCTGGGCAACTGCCCGCTCACGGCGTCCTTCACCGACGAGCCTCTTTTTGAAAAGCTCCGCCTGATCTGCAAAGCAGTGCGTGTCCGCTACGAGGTACTGGACGCCCGGATTGTAGTGACGGGGCCGGGTTGCCAATAA